From the Acidilutibacter cellobiosedens genome, one window contains:
- a CDS encoding DUF4320 family protein, giving the protein MKKILKSKRGEGYIDVCVLVLCAMLVIALAVQVLPVFIVKNQLDTYATELCREAEISGRVGSETSRRVAVLTEQTGLSPRISWSKTGNIQLNEEITVTLTLEKNIGLFGGFGSFPITLRSEASGKSEVYHK; this is encoded by the coding sequence AGATCTTAAAATCCAAACGTGGCGAGGGATATATTGATGTGTGTGTTCTTGTCCTCTGCGCCATGCTGGTCATTGCACTGGCCGTGCAGGTGCTGCCGGTGTTCATCGTTAAAAATCAGCTGGATACCTACGCCACCGAGCTGTGCCGGGAAGCGGAAATCTCCGGCAGGGTGGGCAGTGAAACCAGCCGTCGTGTAGCGGTTCTCACCGAGCAGACCGGGCTGAGTCCCCGGATTTCATGGTCAAAGACCGGCAATATCCAGCTGAACGAGGAAATCACCGTGACCTTGACCTTAGAGAAGAACATCGGACTGTTCGGCGGGTTTGGTTCGTTCCCCATTACCCTGCGCTCGGAAGCCTCCGGGAAAAGCGAGGTGTATCACAAATGA